AGATCGGGGTGTGGGCCAGAGCGGCTCCGGCGAAAAGGGCCGAGACCGCGAGAGCGATGAGAGCGACCATCAACGTTCTTCTGTTCATTCCTTTCACCTCCTTTCGGAAATCAGAGTATCGTCCTCTTCGGCGGCATCGACCTCCTCCTCGGGAGAGAAGGCGCCGACGAGGATCGTCACGACCAAGGCCAGGGCGTAAAAGGCCCAGGCGGCGGGGAAACCCGTCAGACCCAGCAGGCGTCCCCCCGTGAAGGCGATGGAGGCGACGCCCAGTCCCAGGGCCGTGGGGTAGACAAGGGCGAAGAGGGCCCATTTCCAGCTGCGCGTCTCGACCTTGACCATGAGAAGCGTGGCGATGCAGGGCGGATAGAAGGCCATGAAGAGCATCAGGGCGAGGGCGTGAAGGGGCGTGAAACCCTCTTCCTGCTCGCGCATCCGCTCGCCCACGGTCTGGTTCTCGTCACCCTGGGGGCGGTAGATGACGCCCAGCGTGGCGACGCTGCTCTCCTTGGCGGCGAGGGAGCTGAGAAGGGCGACGTTGACTTTCCACGTGAATCCGGCGAAACGGGTCACCGGTTCGAGGGCCTTGCCCATGCGGCCCAGAACGCTGTTGTCGAGACGGGCCGCATCGTACTCCTGCATCAGGGTCATCCTGTCGCGACGCAGGCTCTTGAAGGCCCTGTCGAGCTTCTTCCCGTCACCGTCGCGGAGCTGAAGGAGATCGAAAAAGACCTTGTCCTTCTCTCCGGAGAACTTCCGCTCCAGGGCGGTGCCGTCCAGTCCGGCCAGGCGGCTCTGGCGGTAGCGCTCCTGAACGTCGAGGTAACCGAGGAAGAAGGCTTCGTCGGCCAAGGGTGAGGCATAGGGGCCGTCGGCGATTTCGCTCAGGAAGGAGGCGTGGATCGCCTCGGCTCGGGCGGCGAAATTCGCCTCTTCCTCGTCGGGCAGCTGGGGGTAGCGGGTGAGGAAGAAGACGGCCACGGCGACGAGGGCGATGACGGTGATGATCTTTCGGCAGAAGAGCCAGGTCCGCTCGACGGAACGCTGAAGGACGCCGAAAAGGGTCGGCACGTGATAGGGGGGCATCTCCATGACGAAGGGCGAGCTGGGGCGGTTTTTCAGGATCGTCAGAGTCAGGATCTTGGCGACGGCCAAAGCCACGATGAGGGTAACGGTGGAGATGAAGATCATCATGGCCCCCTGGTGGGAGACGAAGAAAACGCTCACCAGCAGCGTGTAGAGGGGGATCTTGGCCATGCAGTTCATCAGGGGAACGATGAGAATCGTCGCCAGCCGCGCCTTCTCGTCGGCGATGACGCGGGTGGCCATGACGCCGGGGACGGCGCAGCCCCCGACGAAGACGCCGCCCAGGATGAGGGGGAGCGTCGACTGGCCGTGGAGGCCGAAGCGGCGGAAAAGCCTGTCGAGGATGAAGGCCATGCGGGGCATGTACCCCACGTCTTCCAGGACGGCGATGGCGGCGAAGAGGATGAGGAAGATGGGGATATAGATGAGCACCGAGTTGATGGAGGCGACCACGTCGCTGACGAGACTGCGCAGGAGCGGTTCCTGCAGAAGCCCCGCCAGGGGGAGGCGCTCCTCGACGGCCATGTGGAAACGGGAGAGCCAGGGAACGACATAGGCCGTCAGCTTGTAGCCCTGGACGATGGAGAGCTCGTAAAGGCCGTAGATGACGCCCAGAAGGATCAGGGGGCCCAGGATGCGGTGCACGATGACGGAGTCGATACGGTCCGTCCAGGTCCGTCCGGCGGGGGCGGTCCTTCGGGAGCAGAGTTTCTCGACGGCCTCGGCCCGACGGTGACGGACGAGACCGATATGGCTTCGCGTGTCGTCGCCTTCGACGCTCTCGAAGCGCTTGGAGAGGGTGGTGACGCGTTCGAGAAGCGCCTTGCCCCTCTCGCCGCGGGCGCGTACCTGGTCGGCGACGGCCTCGTCCTCCTCGAAGAGCTTGACGGCCATCCAGCGGCAGGGAAGCCCTTCGTGGGGAAAGAGCGCCTCGAGGGCCGCCGTCGTCTCCTCCAGGGCGGGTTCGAGGGGGCCGTAATCGAGGCGGAAGGCCGACGGACCGGCTCCGATCGCGATGGCCTCCTTCAGCTCCCGGCCTCCCCTGCGGCGGTTGCCGACGGTTGGCGCCACGGGAGCGCCCAGCTCCGCCGCGAGGGCGGCGGAATCGACGGAGAGGCCTCGGCCGGAGGCGACATCGGCCATGTTGAGGTCGACGACGAGAGGGGCCCCCATCTCGAGGATCTGAAAGGTCAGGTAGAGGCTGCGCTTCAGGTTCGAGGCGTCGACGACGTTGACGACGAGATCGGCCTTGCCGGAGAGGATGAAGTCGCGCGTCACCTTCTCCTCCGACGAATAGGAGGTGAGGCTGTAGGTCCCGGGCAGGTCGACGAGCTCCACCTTTCCCAGTCCCTGGCGGAAGGTCCCCCGCTTGACCTCGACGGTGACGCCGGGGTAGTTGGCCACGTGCTGGCGCGATCCCGTGAGCATGTTGAAAATCGTCGACTTGCCGCTGTTGGGCTGGCCGACGAGGGCGATGCACCGTTTTTTCATGGAAGGTCGACCTCGATGAGGCGGGCCTCGGCGTGGCGGAGGCTGACGTGCTGGCCGTCCATCAGAAATTCGACGGGGTCGACCAGGGGGGCGTTGCGGACGACTTCGACGACGGTGTCGCGATGAAAGCCCATGTCCATCATCCGCTGTTTCACCGCCCCGGCGGCATGGTTTCTGCGGATGATCGCCCGTGAGCCGGGTTTGATCTCGTCAAGCGTCATGTGATCACCTCATTCGGTATCGTGTTCTGCGACGGAAGAGGAACAGCCCTTCTTCTCGGCGGGGGAGAGAAAGGCGACGCGACTGCAGTTGCCGCCGCAGCCGGAACAGTTGGAGCAACCTCCGCCGTGGAGCGTCTTTTTCACTCCCTTGAGGGCCTGCCAGGCGGCGAAGGCGATGAAAGCGCCGAACAGAAGCCAAGGCACCAAGGGGATCCCCTCCTTGTTTGTCGTATAAAACTTTGCGAAAAGGCTAAAAAAAGTCTCGATGATCGAGACGGCACAAAAAGCGACACATACGTCCCCCAGGCACGCGCCGAAGGAGACTCTTTGTTCCAGGCATCAAACTTTGGCCCCACTATAACCTTTTTTCCCTCCGAGTCAAGGCCCCGAGGGAAAATTGTGTCGCCGGACATGCCTTTTCCTTCCCTGAGAGGAGAGCGGACCGGTTCACCGGACACGGCTTTTCGGGGAAGGGCCTGTACCGTCAGATTCGGCTTTCACCGAAGGGCGCAATTTCCGTCATGTTTTCGGTCGCCGGCGAGGTTATGCTGGTCCTGAAGGGGAGATGGGGATGAGAGAACGGATCCGGGAGGACTACGAGCGTTGCGTCGGTGAAGCCCAGAGGCGGATTCAGGAAAACCTGGAGCATCTTCCCACGCTGGAGGAGCTGGCCGGTCTCTGCGGTTTTTCCCGCTTCCACTTCTGCCGCCTTTTCGCGGGCCTCACGGGAGAGAGCCCGGGAAGATACGCCCATCGGCTGCGCCTGGAGCGCGCCGCCTGGTCCCTGCGCTATTCGGGGCGCTCCGTCGTGGATATCGCCCTCGAGGCCGGTTACGAGAGGCCCGAATCCTTCAGCCGGGCCTTCTCGGTTCATTTCGGCCTCAACCCCAGCCGATACCGGCGGGGGCGTAACGTCGTCCATCACGGGCGTTTCGGAACGCCGCCCATGGCGTCGTCGCCCGATCGAAAAGGAGGAATCGTCATGGAGGTGCACGTGAAGCGCTTCGATCCCATTCCCGTGGCCTATATTCGCCACGTCGGGCCCTACGCAGCCTGTGAGGCGTCCTGGGTGAAACTCTGTTCCTCTCCGAAGGTCCTGGAGGCGGCCGGTCCGCAGGCCCTGGCCATCGGCGTCTGCTACGACGATCCCGACGTGACGCCTGCCGACAAGATCCGCTTCGACGTCTGTCTTTCCCTCTCCGGTCCTTTCGAGAGTGCCGAGGGCATCTCCTTCCAGGTCATAGAGGGAGGGGAGTACGCCGTCTTCCTCTACAAGGGCTCTTACGACGGTCTCCATGCCGCCTACAGGCGTCTCTACGGCGAGTGGCTGCCCGGCAGCGGCCGGGAACCGAAGGGCTCCTGTTCGCTGGAGATCTATCTCAACGATCCCTCCACGACGACCCCCGAAGAGCTCCTGACGGAGATCCGCATCCCCCTGGTCTGACGGGAGGCGAGGTGGCTCTTCCCGGTGGCTGTCGCGCAGACGTGCGACGTCTTGAGATTTTTCCGAAAGTCTCGCCTTCCCGGGCAGACGAGAGTCACAACCCCACCGACAGGATCAAGGGATGGCTTCAGGGGCGAGAGATCCGTCTCACCCCATCCGCCGAGGGGATGGATGGTGCCCCTCTCTGAGTCCGATTCGCAGGCTCAGAGAGGGCCGTCGATTCGGCGGTTTCACCCGGCCTATCGGACACGGATTCGAGGTAAGGCCCGTCCCTTCAGCTGCTTCGCGACCGGATCTCTGGAGCGTTTGCCCCCTATTTGCCCGACGATTCGGGACTTCCCCCTGGCCTTGAGGGTTTCCCTGGCCTATGATAGGGGGGGAGGTGAGAGTCGTGAGAAAACTGGCAGGAGTTCTGTCTGTCGGAGCCGTCCTTCTCCTTCTGGCCGTCGTGCCGGGTCATGCCATGGTCAGCGCCTTCATCGCCGATCGGCTCGATCTCTATCAGGGGCGCAACTGGATCTACCAGAATGTCGGAGGGCCCGATAGGATCGAGTGGAGCGGCAACTTCGGCACGAACCTGGAGATGTACCGCATCAGCGATTCGCCTCTGTTCGATTCCGTCTTCGTCGGCTACAGCGCCGATGGTTTCGTCCACGTCATGGGCCAGATCTACCGGCCCGGCGTGGCGACGGTGGGCAGTCTCTGCGCCAATCTCGAGGGACAGGGCGGCCGTTTCGTCGGGAGCAACTGGAACGGAAGGGCCTACCTGATGTCCCACAAGAGGACGGGGCGCTCCGTCTATGCCGTCGTGGAGCCCAACGCCAATCTGGGCCCCGTCCTCTATCTCCTCACGCAGGAGGCGTGGAACGTCCTGAACTGAGGCGGAGGGTGGAGGTCATGCAGCGAGGGGATCCGGAAGAGCCGTTCCGGGTCCCCTCGTTCGTTTGTCCCG
The DNA window shown above is from Aminithiophilus ramosus and carries:
- the feoB gene encoding ferrous iron transport protein B — protein: MKKRCIALVGQPNSGKSTIFNMLTGSRQHVANYPGVTVEVKRGTFRQGLGKVELVDLPGTYSLTSYSSEEKVTRDFILSGKADLVVNVVDASNLKRSLYLTFQILEMGAPLVVDLNMADVASGRGLSVDSAALAAELGAPVAPTVGNRRRGGRELKEAIAIGAGPSAFRLDYGPLEPALEETTAALEALFPHEGLPCRWMAVKLFEEDEAVADQVRARGERGKALLERVTTLSKRFESVEGDDTRSHIGLVRHRRAEAVEKLCSRRTAPAGRTWTDRIDSVIVHRILGPLILLGVIYGLYELSIVQGYKLTAYVVPWLSRFHMAVEERLPLAGLLQEPLLRSLVSDVVASINSVLIYIPIFLILFAAIAVLEDVGYMPRMAFILDRLFRRFGLHGQSTLPLILGGVFVGGCAVPGVMATRVIADEKARLATILIVPLMNCMAKIPLYTLLVSVFFVSHQGAMMIFISTVTLIVALAVAKILTLTILKNRPSSPFVMEMPPYHVPTLFGVLQRSVERTWLFCRKIITVIALVAVAVFFLTRYPQLPDEEEANFAARAEAIHASFLSEIADGPYASPLADEAFFLGYLDVQERYRQSRLAGLDGTALERKFSGEKDKVFFDLLQLRDGDGKKLDRAFKSLRRDRMTLMQEYDAARLDNSVLGRMGKALEPVTRFAGFTWKVNVALLSSLAAKESSVATLGVIYRPQGDENQTVGERMREQEEGFTPLHALALMLFMAFYPPCIATLLMVKVETRSWKWALFALVYPTALGLGVASIAFTGGRLLGLTGFPAAWAFYALALVVTILVGAFSPEEEVDAAEEDDTLISERR
- a CDS encoding FeoA family protein; the encoded protein is MTLDEIKPGSRAIIRRNHAAGAVKQRMMDMGFHRDTVVEVVRNAPLVDPVEFLMDGQHVSLRHAEARLIEVDLP
- a CDS encoding AraC family transcriptional regulator; its protein translation is MRERIREDYERCVGEAQRRIQENLEHLPTLEELAGLCGFSRFHFCRLFAGLTGESPGRYAHRLRLERAAWSLRYSGRSVVDIALEAGYERPESFSRAFSVHFGLNPSRYRRGRNVVHHGRFGTPPMASSPDRKGGIVMEVHVKRFDPIPVAYIRHVGPYAACEASWVKLCSSPKVLEAAGPQALAIGVCYDDPDVTPADKIRFDVCLSLSGPFESAEGISFQVIEGGEYAVFLYKGSYDGLHAAYRRLYGEWLPGSGREPKGSCSLEIYLNDPSTTTPEELLTEIRIPLV